The proteins below are encoded in one region of Apium graveolens cultivar Ventura chromosome 4, ASM990537v1, whole genome shotgun sequence:
- the LOC141720519 gene encoding pentatricopeptide repeat-containing protein At1g80270, mitochondrial-like → MWALRRASNPLKNRGITLGSFRTGCARVELASSYQECDAELAGHAQVISDWFVCTRRYHHKQCESFKFYIGKHHLSSRAGMKGGEDEDDGLGDGFSELETPASGDDTQARSAPCESNDELISDSELSDGGSDDEAAGLKKELELSDIDAKRSKKKYEQKRTSDRLLNAVIRAPGLSIKSVLQKWVEGGNEVNKSDILKINLDLRKRKMYGRALQMLEWAADQYEFSERDYASRLDLTAKVQGLLKAEQDIEKIPKAYRGEVVYRTFLANCVVTQNVKKSEEVFNKMKDLGLPLTAFACNQLLLLYKRTDKKKMADVLIHMESENVKPTVFTYNLLIDTKGLSRDISGMDQIVETMKEEGIEPINHTRNIMAKHYISAGFKDKAEAVAKEMEGGDLRDNRAACRYLLVLYSLLGKADEAARIWKLCQSDANTYECIAAIEALGRLKKIKEAVEVFEQTKKRWTRPSAKFYSTLLKVYADNKMLTEGRDLVKQMAEGGYIIGPLIWDSLVRLHVEAGEVGKADTILHKAIQQKQMKPLFNSFVAIMEQYSEKGDVHNAEKIFHRMRQAGYVARIRQFQVLVKTYVNGKTPAYGMNQRMKADNIFPNQQLATMLVQVDPFKKTPASELLD, encoded by the exons ATGTGGGCTCTCCGTCGGGCTTCCAATCCACTCAA GAACCGAGGAATTACCTTAGGAAGCTTTCGAACTGGTTGTGCTAGAGTGGAACTAGCAAGCAGTTACCAAGAATGTGATGCTGAATTAGCTGGACACGCACAAGTAATTTCTGATTGGTTTGTATGTACAAGGAGATATCATCATAAGCAATGTGAATCATTTAAGTTCTATATTGGGAAGCATCATTTGTCTTCACGTGCTGGCATGAAGGGCGGTGAAGATGAGGATGATGGTTTGGGGGATGGGTTTTCCGAGCTTGAAACTCCAGCTAGTGGTGATGATACTCAAGCGAGAAGTGCACCGTGTGAAAGTAATGATGAATTGATATCTGATTCTGAGCTTTCTGATGGGGGCAGTGATGATGAAGCGGCCGGACTTAAAAAAGAACTGGAACTATCAGATATTGATGCCAAAAGAAGTAAGAAAAAATATGAACAAAAAAGGACTTCTGACCGGTTGTTAAATGCTGTTATAAGGGCTCCAGGCTTGTCTATTAAGAGTGTGCTACAGAAGTGGGTTGAAGGCGGAAATGAGGTGAACAAATCAGATATATTGAAGATCAATTTAGATCTGCGGAAACGTAAGATGTACGGCAGGGCCTTGCAG ATGTTAGAATGGGCAGCCGATCAATATGAATTTTCTGAAAGAGATTATGCTTCTCGCCTTGATTTGACTGCCAAGGTACAGGGTCTTCTAAAAGCAGAACAAGACATTGAGAAGATTCCAAAGGCTTACAGAGGAGAGGTTGTCTACCGGACATTTTTGGCTAACTGTGTTGTCACTCAAAATGTAAAGAAGTCGGAAGAAGTATTCAACAAAATGAAGGACTTGGGGCTTCCCCTTACAGCCTTCGCTTGTAATCAACTGCTCTTGTTATATAAGAGGACTGACAAGAAGAAAATGGCCGATGTATTGATCCACATGGAGAGTGAAAATGTCAAACCCACGGTCTTCACTTATAATCTATTAATAGACACCAAAGGCCTGTCCAGAGATATAAGTGGAATGGATCAAATAGTAGAGACCATGAAGGAAGAGGGAATAGAGCCCATTAATCATACTCGTAACATCATGGCAAAGCATTACATCTCTGCAGGGTTCAAAGATAAAGCTGAAGCTGTTGCAAAAGAGATGGAAGGAGGTGATTTACGTGATAATCGTGCTGCATGCAGGTATTTGTTGGTACTTTACTCATTGCTTGGGAAGGCTGACGAAGCGGCCAGAATTTGGAAACTTTGCCAATCTGATGCCAATACTTATGAGTGTATAGCTGCTATTGAAGCTTTAGGAAGATTAAAGAAAATTAAAGAAGCAGTGGAAGTCTTTGAGCAGACGAAAAAAAGGTGGACAAGGCCCTCTGCGAAGTTTTATTCTACTCTATTAAAAGTCTATGCAGACAATAAAATGTTGACCGAGGGAAGAGATTTGGTGAAGCAGATGGCAGAGGGTGGTTACATTATTGGTCCACTAATTTGGGATTCACTTGTCAGACTTCATGTGGAAGCTGGCGAGGTAGGGAAAGCGGATACAATTTTGCACAAGGCTATTCAGCAAAAGCAGATGAAGCCGCTGTTTAATTCATTCGTTGCAATTATGGAGCAGTATTCCGAGAAAGGTGATGTACACAATGCAGAAAAGATATTCCACAGAATGCGACAAGCTGGTTATGTAGCCAGGATCCGGCAATTTCAAGTTCTAGTTAAAACCTATGTAAATGGCAAGACTCCAGCTTATGGGATGAACCAAAGAATGAAAGCCGATAATATATTTCCAAACCAGCAATTGGCTACAATGTTAGTCCAGGTAGACCCATTCAAGAAAACTCCCGCATCTGAATTGTTGGATTGA
- the LOC141720520 gene encoding uncharacterized protein LOC141720520 isoform X2 — protein MCGEKEMIQSQQLQTLMQSSGSQMSSNPSFNGSNSLTLQDDEDMSKSALSTFRAKEEEIEKKKLEVRERVLAQMTRIEEETKRLAIIREELEGLADPMKKEVGVVRKKIDLVNKELKPLGQACQKKEKEYKDALEAYNEKNKEKVQLVGRLMELVNESETLRIKKLDELSKSIESQR, from the exons atgtgtGGGGAGAAAGAGATGATTCAGAGTCAGCAGCTACAAACACTGATGCAATCATCAGGTAGTCAAATGTCAAGCAATCCCAGTTTTAATGGGAGTAATAGCTTGACTCTTCAGGATGATGAAGATATGTCTAAGTCTGCTCTTTCCACTTTTAGAGCTAAAGAAGAAGAGATTGAAAAGAAGAAACTTGAAGTTAGAGAAAGGGTTCTTGCTCAGATGACTCGTATTGAAGAGGAGACTAAACGTCTTGCTATCATTCGTGAG GAACTTGAAGGACTGGCTGATCCTATGAAGAAGGAAGTTGGAGTTGTTCGTAAAAAAATTGATTTGGTCAACAAAGAACTTAAGCCATTGGGACAAGCCTGCCAGAAGAAG GAGAAAGAGTACAAAGATGCTCTTGAGGCTTATAAtgagaagaacaaggagaaggtACAATTGGTTGGCAGGTTGATGGAG TTGGTGAACGAGAGCGAGACTCTGAGGATAAAGAAGCTGGACGAGCTAAGCAAGAGCATAGAAAGTCAGCGCTGA
- the LOC141720520 gene encoding uncharacterized protein LOC141720520 isoform X1, with protein sequence MCGEKEMIQSQQLQTLMQSSGSQMSSNPSFNGSNSLTLQDDEDMSKSALSTFRAKEEEIEKKKLEVRERVLAQMTRIEEETKRLAIIREELEGLADPMKKEVGVVRKKIDLVNKELKPLGQACQKKEKEYKDALEAYNEKNKEKVQLVGRLMEVSNLVNESETLRIKKLDELSKSIESQR encoded by the exons atgtgtGGGGAGAAAGAGATGATTCAGAGTCAGCAGCTACAAACACTGATGCAATCATCAGGTAGTCAAATGTCAAGCAATCCCAGTTTTAATGGGAGTAATAGCTTGACTCTTCAGGATGATGAAGATATGTCTAAGTCTGCTCTTTCCACTTTTAGAGCTAAAGAAGAAGAGATTGAAAAGAAGAAACTTGAAGTTAGAGAAAGGGTTCTTGCTCAGATGACTCGTATTGAAGAGGAGACTAAACGTCTTGCTATCATTCGTGAG GAACTTGAAGGACTGGCTGATCCTATGAAGAAGGAAGTTGGAGTTGTTCGTAAAAAAATTGATTTGGTCAACAAAGAACTTAAGCCATTGGGACAAGCCTGCCAGAAGAAG GAGAAAGAGTACAAAGATGCTCTTGAGGCTTATAAtgagaagaacaaggagaaggtACAATTGGTTGGCAGGTTGATGGAGGTAAGCAAT TTGGTGAACGAGAGCGAGACTCTGAGGATAAAGAAGCTGGACGAGCTAAGCAAGAGCATAGAAAGTCAGCGCTGA